DNA sequence from the Callithrix jacchus isolate 240 chromosome 13, calJac240_pri, whole genome shotgun sequence genome:
actgGTTCAGCCCTTAATTTCAACTAGTCTTGAAGggatttatattttgattttcgCTGCAAACCCAATAATCAGAAGTAGCAagatgggccgggcacggtggctcacgcctgtaatcctagcactttgggaggctgaggtgggtggatcacctgaggtcaggagttctagaccagcctgaccaacatggtgaagccccatcttaaagaaaaaaaaaaaaaaaaaaaaagtagcaagatgaaatcaaagattttaaataaggtacttaaaaaaaatctgagtacttctagtaggggtgtgtgtgtgtgtgtgtgtgtgtgtgtatgtctgcacACACAAAGACCTACAGCAACACCACCTAAGAAAATCTGATTTAACGTTTCACCTACCAGCTGATCTTTCTGGCACAGATACCACCAAAATACCCTCTTCCTGGCTGTGAGCAAAGGATCCAAGTGAGACTGAACTCCATTCTAGGACTAGGTAACAGAAAAGCTTTTCCTATAGCCACTCTTTCCCATTTCTCCCTTTACTGATATGGATATCACATTGCACTGCAAAAGCAATGTGTGCTTCCCTCAAACACTGTGTATTAGTTTTATGTCATGAAAAACTACTTGTAACCAACTGTTTAAATGACTGCAAAATATTTCAACATATATAAATCATGCCTTGCCCAGCATATATAAATCAAGCTTTTTCAATTTTCTgctattaaacaaataaatatgttaatgaaCACATTTGTTATAGAATAATATTTGTTACAGAATAGTatttcttgtcacccaggctggagcttttttttttttttttgagaagcaggTGGAGGCCTTGGTCTGTCAGGACCATTTTTTATAGAATAGTATTTTTTTATGGTATCAGGTAAAAGTTAAGATATTTTGCTGCCAGTGGGatcaaaaatctttaaaatgctaaaagGCACTGAAACAAAGTTAAGTATTCTCTGTAGCTTCCCTAAACTAATTTGGTAGTTGCCCGTGAGAAGCCAGATGaaatgtggaaaatatttttattctctcttgaaaagacaaaaaaagaaatctaactaGCATGAATAAACATCTACAGCAGCTTAACAATTTTCACTTACTATTTCTCCTAGTAGGACCACATTTTCTCCTCTGACCACAAAAATCCCTCGAGGAATATCACCGTATTTTTTGCCCACATGAATACGCTCCACAGTCTGATGTAGCACTAAGTTTGCTATAAGTGTAtagggaagaaacaaaaatatttagtttaagTTATTGGGTAAAGGCCCATAACTCAATTAATCAGTTATTTTGAATAGAAAAGATTTAGCTAAACATGATTTCCAAACTTTCTAATTCTGAGGAAGGCTAACATTTCAAATAATCTTCTACAATTTCACTGACTATGACATACCACTTAGGAGACGCCTGGGATTATATTGGGCTGATACCTGAATGATGGTAGAAATAAGAGAAGTAAATTCCTTTATTAGTTAATTGCTAATAAAGCCATAGGAAACTATAAATGAATAAGGAACTTGGAAAACGGGCCTAAACAACCACAAAGATCAAAACTTTGTTTTCTGGAAAGGAAcagcttttttgtgtgtttgggtATGTGTATGTGATGATCTGCTGAAGATTTAACTTTGTTTCAGTACTTAGGATTCATTTAACCCAATGCAGGTATCCATTGGTTATCATACAGAAAAACCTGTTTTTTCACCCTGACAGATAACTATACTTTGTAATCTAAAAGTTAACTTACTATTCACTACCTTTCCCTCAAAGTACTCTGATGAATCTGACTTAAGGATCAGAACTTCAATTTGTTaaccataattatttttcttctttcaattagTACTACTTGTCCTGTTTGAAGTAAAGGAGAAATCTATGTTCATATCTTCTGTAATTCTTGTGTTTTAATTATGTTTCTTCCTCATGCTCAAATCCAGTGATTTCACAGATATCCAATAAATGTTAGCATGAACATGAAGTTCCTTGAAACAGAAGGAAACATAATCTTTTAACTTTAGAAAAATGCATGATGCAAAACAAAGACAGAGACTTCTGATTCTAATGTATCCCTATATGTAAAGTATTAAGTTTAATGTTCGGGGCCCTTAAAACACTTCAGGAAATGCCTTCTACCCAATTTTCATTGGCTAGGGAGCGATTAACTTCACTTCAAGAACTGCTCTGAAGTCATTATACCCAGCCAATGTAGAAATGAACAGCCttaggtgggcacagtggctcacgcctgtaatcccagcactttgggaggctgaggcgggtggatcacctgaggtcaggagttcaagaccagcctggccaacatggtgaaaccccgtctctactaaaaatacaaaaattagcttagtatggtggctggagcctgtaatcccagctacttgggaggctgagtgatgcacaacaatcgcttgaacctgggaggtggaggttgcagtgagccgacaccgtgtcactgcactttagcctcggctttgagacagagcaagaccccgtctcaaaaaaacaaaacaaaatgaaaaaaaggtgaGCAGCCTCTTCAGTGGACTGAGTTTATTTCTATGATTTGGCTCCCCATAATGGGGATTCTAGTGAAAGCCAGTTTTAGAAACATGAGCTTGTAAACATATATCAGCTTTGAACCACCTAATCTGAATGTACAGAAAACAATGATGTACTCAATAAAATCAGTTCCACTATGCTACACACAAGAAAAAGTTGCAGATAAAtttcaatatgaaataaaaaaaattgcaatggGCAGCTGTTACCCAGAGTATAAGAGACATCCATAAATTAATACATACCAAATTGATCAATGCTTCTTAAAAAGCCTATAAGTGTCCTTCCATCTCGAAGCAGGACCAAGTGCTTTTCtggggagaggggaaaaaaatcttttaaacaaaACCAGACAAGTTCAGTGAgtttttaagataataaaataaagttaataacaGTTTAAACTGTATCACTTCCTCTGCCAATGTATTTAAGGTGAAGTTCAAGTTCACTGGAGAACTGGAGGGAAAACCACAGCAGGCCGTGATTCAGATGAGAACATCAGTTGTGAAAAGAATCAGAGCAGTGTGGCAGAATGGGACAAGGACAAGGTATGGCTTCAGGAAGCCTGACTGGCTGGCTctagacatacatacatacatacatacatacacacacacattcattcattcattcattcattcatttattgagacagtctcactctgtcaccgaggctggagtgtactggctcactacagcctcccaggttcaagcaatcctccagcctcagcctcctaagtagctggtactataggaatatgccaccatgcctggctaacatttgtatttttagtagagagggggtttcattatgttggtcaggctggtcttgaactcctgatttcatatgatctgcccactttggcctcccaaagtgctaggattacaggagtgagccatggcgcccaacCCAAAGACCCTTATGTTTAACACTTAAACTGTCTCAGTGTCGTGTCAGTTTTTATATCTGTAAACGGACACATTTAGTCAAGATGATTCTTACGGTcttatttatagaattattttgtCCTTAACTTAAAAGGAAGAGCTTCTATCTCACATTTGTTTGTAACCAGGGAAGGCTTTAAATAAAAGCTCACTGCTTCAGGCATTTAAAATGAAGACTAATAATAAGCTAGAGCAGAAATTCAATGTTTATTGACAGGCATATGCTATTCTTGGGTCTAGATATATAGTAGAGAATGAGACTTAGAAAGTCACCAACCTTATGAATTTATATTCATGGTGGATGaggacaaataaataagaaaattacctATTGTGATTAGGACAATGGAATAACAAGCTAGCAAGACAGTATGATGAAAGGAGAGAAGTGGTCACAGAAGGAAGGATGGCAAGGGAAAGCGTCTCTGAAGAAGTGACTTTGAGCTGACATTGAAGAATGAGAATAAGCCAATTACTAGCACACCCAGcaaaatttctttcattcatttcattaatGCCACGCCTAAAGTACTTTGTAGATGCacaacaaggaaaaagaaaaaagacagtgaCTGTGCCCTGAAGGAATTTATACTCTTCCTTGGGCTATATGTAAGTATCATAGAAAGCAAATCTTAATTATATGAGACTACAGAGAGAGAAGTTATGTTTCTGGAGGAGGTATCAGAGTTGGACCTTGAAAGGTAGATAATTTTTGGGCAAGGGAAGAGTAATAGGAAGAGGTGGTAGAAGGAAATCTGTaaattgaggaggaggaaaaaaagggctATATATCCATGTTTGGCTAAAAGCTGAGGGTGTGAAGGGAAAGTACAGTAGATAAAGTCAGAAAAGTACTAGGCACAGGCTGCATTTGGATTTGACCTCATAAGGAACAAGAAAACATTAGGTGATGGAGTCTGTTAACTGAGTTTGTATATGTGGGTATGTATGAGAGGGTGGGGTGCTGAAGATGTGAGGTAAACAAGATGtaagagctttttttctttttaatttttcttttttttttttaagagatggggtctcgctatattgcccaggctggagtgcagtggctatccacaggcacgatcccactactgttcagcacaggagttttgacctgctccgtttctgacctgggccagttcacccctccttaggcaacctggtggtcccctgctccctggaggtcaccatactgatgccaaacttagggcggacacccgatcggcatagcggACTACAGCAcagaacttctggactcaagtgatcctcccacctcagcctcccaagtagctgggactacaggcacacaccaccgcacACAGATGTTAACAGTTTTATGAGACATCACAAAACTATTTACCAAGAGTTGTAAATAAAAGCAGCAAGCTCAAGGTGAAGGTTATTAGCTCTTTGTGGTTCTAAAGTGCTATCAGGACACTTACATAGAAACACATGCAGACAGCTGGAAACAAGACTCGAAAGCCAAAGACATCAAAATTAGAGAAAGTAATTctggataaatctacaaagagGTGATACGAAATTACTGAAGTACCAGAGATCTACTGAAGATTTAAAGAAGTGGGCCACATGGAATCTAAGTGACCATCTATTTTGGAGAACAGTAAGAGCCAAAGAGATAAGAAAATCACCAAGTACCAATTGTTAGAGAAATCAAGAGAAGAGAATTAAAGAATCTGGTAGGGACAATATCACAATGCTGCAGAAGGGAGGGAACACAGAAGAATGCCTTAGATGATTAACTTTGAAGAATGCACCTTGAGTAGTGTACAGGATAAAAATTAGATTGCAGGAGTAATATAAGTGGTCTATTGAAGGTGATCAGGAAACACAAGTGTCAAAATGAAAATGACTCGAGATTTTGGGATAAAGATGAAAAAAGGGATGGGAGTATGATGAgacaaaactgagaaaatatttgagatgGACAGACAATAATACATATGAAGGGAAGAACACAGAGGATATGAAAGAAAAAGGATAACAATGAAAAAGGTTCCAGAAGCAGTGAGAAGAGACAGTAGTAACAAACAAAAAGGGAGGAATCCTTCCTACTCAAATTAGAGGATGGGTGAAAATACTGAAAGACTAAGAGAAGAAACTGAGTGTTAGGGCGGGGAGCAAAGGGTGCCTATCAAATGGTTTCAAAGTTTTCATAAAGTAGGGGGTCTGGAATCTACAAAGAGGTAGGGGTTAGAGGGCTGAAGAACAAAACTGATTTTTAGTAAAATGGCAGGATGTGTTAGGGGATATATAAGGAGAGATGAGAGCAGAAGGACATCCTCAAGCAACGAAAACATCTTGTTACAGGTAACAGGTTCATACAGatgttaatatatatgtatttagtcCAATTACACTTCGTTTCCCTTATATAGCAAAGTAAGTAATTTGAGTTTCAAAAAATTAtatgttggctgggtgcggtgggtcacacctgtaatcccagcactctgggaggccgaggtgggtggatcatctgagatcaggagttcgagaccagcctggccaacatggcgaaacctcggcTCTACtgaaagtgcaatggtgcgatctcggctcactgcagcctcctcctctccagtttaagcgattctcccgcctcagcttcccgagaagctgggattacaggcacccgccacagtACCCAGCTAAttgtaggggtttcaccatgttggccgggctggtcttgaactcccgacctcgggtgatgtGCCTgcatccgcctcccaaagtgctgggattacaggcgtgagctaccgtgcttggcccataaaatgaaattttaatcacAGATTCTAAGTTGCATATTCACAGAGTAACTGAGGCGACTGCAACTTGTTTAAAAACTATGTGTAAATCATCTTGCAACAAGAAGTTAGTGAGAAAGATCACgattgaaacaataaaaaatgttgcTTGAGGAATAATGCAGATAGAACTTAGAAAAAAGGAAGGCCAGGACAACTCCAGTGGTTCTTTCTGCTTTTGTATAGGACTGAGCTCCTCCTCCGGACCAAAAATAGGAATAAGGGAGGTCTTCTTAGTAAAGGCAAAAGTAAATTGTCTAATAGAAAATCAGTGGCTGGAAGTGACTTGGTCTTTCCGGAAAAGTCGATACCATGTCTAGCAGTGGTCTTTACAATAACCTGAAGGTGCTAATTACCCTCATAGTAAAAGAAGCTAGTAAATGGCCACACCGTAGAAAGCCTATGTTTACTGCCAATTAAATACAACTACCACTGTCTTAATATTTTCGCTTAATGAATGCTTTCTCTAGGTATTCAGATTCATCCACCCGTAACACGCGAATACTTCGAAATACTGCAGGTGGGAGTGGACGGGAGAGAAGCCCTCTTGGGCTTCTTCCGTGTTAGGCCCTCTGCTGCGGCGACCCAGGGAAGCAATAATGAATTCCATCGCCTGGAGCTCACCAGCCCGGGGGCTGGCAGAGGCTGCGAGGAGCAGAACAAGAAGTAGCAGGCTACTGGGTGGGCAAGCAGTGTGTCCCGGAGCTGTGAAGGACATCAACGCGGAACACCCGGATTGAGCTCAGAACACAGAGTCCCCGCCCGGGACTTATTCTACCATCTTCTTCAGAAGAGGCGTCCGCCGGGGAGGAAGGGTCTCCCCCAGGCTCCACAGGGTGGAGATGAACTACTCACTATCAATGTCCTCGATGAGGCTGGCGGTGCCGGGCATATAGTTCATTTTGAAGGGAAATAACTCTGCACAGCGGTGGGGGCCAGCGCGTCCAAAACCTCCGCCCTCCTACCGAAGTCGCCGCCTCGGCGGGACAGAGCCCGGAACCCCGACCCAGACCAGCACCTCTGCCCCGGCTTTCAGCCGGGACTGCCGGAAGTTCCTCCATATTATATCCACCCACTTCCGGTGCACGTGCCGGCCCCCACCCCAGGAAGAGGCGGGGCCGCCGTACGGTCCAGGGACACCCTTTCCCTGTTCCTGTTAAGTAGGGAAGAGGAATCTTCATTGGATAGATGGTGAGGAAACGTATCCTCCCTCTTAAGGAACACGGtgtctccttccccttctccggGTTCCCAAGACCCCAGAGTCACGGACATCCGTCCCTCAGTTCTCGGGGCTCGGCAGCAGAAGGGGCGGAACCGGACCTGGGATTGGCTGGCGTTGTCTGACCCCCTTCTCTGCTCTCCATTCGCAATCACCCGCGGGCGCCTGCGCTATGGGTCGGCCGTGGGGGGCGGGAAGCGCTTCAGGGCAGCGGAGCCCATGTCGGCCCTGAGGCGCTCGGGCTACGGCCCCAGTGACGGTCCGTCCTACGGCCGCTACTACGGGCCTGGGGGTGGAGATGTGCCGGTGCACCCACCTCCGCCCTTATATCCTCTTCGCCCAGAACCTCCCCAGCCTCCTATTTCCTGGCGGATGCGCGGGGGCGGCCCGGCGGAGACCACCTGGCTGGGAGAAGGCGGAGGAGGCGATGGCTACTATCCCTCTGGAGGCGCCTGGCCGGAGCCAGGTCGAGCCGGAGGAAGCCACCAGGTAAGCTTTGCAGCCTCTGTCCTCGCGAGGAGGTGAGGGCCCTTGGGACTGGGGTTCGTAATGAATCGGGTTTCATATTTGTTTTCCTTATGTGGAGGAGGGTTGGGGGGTGTTGGAGAGACCGAGACTGGGATCAGAGGTGGGGGGGATATGCTTGTGTTCCCTTTGCCCCTTCTTTTCTGCTTCGACCACAAAAAAGATGTTTATTAccatttaaaaaggaagaaaggtccTGAGCGGACTTACTAAGCTTAGCAGCAGGCTGCAGATCTCTCCTGGGAGCGGTGCTGGGCAGGGGTGGCACGGCTCTGCTGCTCGAGCTCTAGCAATTTATCCTGCGTGGCTGGCAGGCCGGCTCTCCCGGGAAGGGAAGCGGCTGCAGCCCCTGACGTCGCTCAGCGACCCTTCCGCGTAGAAGGAAACTGTGCGAACGGGAAGGATCTGGGCATTTAGCCGTTTGCCCCTAATGCCTTGACTGGGATCAAATCGTGAATAATCAGTGCTGTAAAGCACCTTTACGCGGATTGACTGATATAATTTTCACAGCGACTGCGAGGTAAAATGTCATGACAGCAGCCCTTTTTTTCCAATAAGGGACCGGGGCTCTGCGAGGTTAACTCACTTGCCTAATACACTTGGACCTGtaacattttattctgttttcctaCTGGAAATATACTTCTGCGTTGTGAATGCAGTCTTCTGGGTAGGGGGTTATCGTTCTACGGTGGCGGCACACCTCTCTTTTCCTTCAAGAATTATCCTCATTTGTTGAAAATGTAATAATGTGATTCTCGAAcattgctggtggggatgtaaaatggtggaaaatagtttggtagTTCTCAAAACATTAAGCATAGAGTTAGTATATGACCCAGCAAGCCCACTCCTGTATATaccaaagaaaactgaaaacatgtTCACATAAAACTTGTATACCTATGTTTATAGTATCATTGTTCATAATCACCAAAAAGTagaaatgtctttttgttttttgtgatggagtcttgctctgttgcccaggccggagtgcaatggtgcgatcttggctcactgcagcctccgcctctcgggttcaagtgattttcctgctgaGCCTccagaaatgctgggattacaggcgtgagccactgcgctcagccccAAATATCATTTTATCATTTGAGTTAAGTTAGTGAACTTCTCAGAGCCCTGGTTCTTTATTAGAATACTGGAATGTTGTAAGGATATAACGACTGATGTATCGCTAAACAAAATATGGTGttaatatattcatacaatgaaatattatttggccatagaAAGGAGTGAAGTACTGGTGTGTGCTGCAATATGAATGAACGTTGAAAACATCACACTACGTGAGCAGAGTCAGAAAGACtgcatattgtgtgattccatttatgtgaaataccCAGAGTAGGCAAATCTATAGCGACAGAAAGCTTAATGGTTTGCCAGAGGTTGGGGGACTGGAGGTGTAGGTGAGAATATTGAGAATATTCTTTTTGGGttgatgaaatgttttaaatcagggccaggtgaggtggcgcacacctgtaatcccagcactttgggtggctgaggcaggaggatcgcttgagcccatgagtttgagaccagcctgggaaacatagtaagacctcgtctctaaagaaaaataaaaaataagaaatgttctaaaatcagtggtgatggttgcattgcacaactctgaatatactaaaaactccgaattatatattttaaaaggatagtGTTTATAGCATGTTGATTATATCACAATTTAAACAATTGTATGAGAAAAACATGTATCAGTGAgagattaattattttttgagatggagtcttgctctgtcacccaagctggagtgcagtggcacaatcttggcttactgcaacctctgcctcccgagttctagcgattctcctgcctcagcctcccaaataggtgggattatgggtgcccaccaccacgcctggctaatttatgtaattttagtagagatggggtttcagcgtgtgagccaccatgtcagatctttctttaatctattttattttattattattttttgagatggagtttcgcttgttactcaggcaggagtgcaatggcatgatcttggctcaccgcaacctccgcctcctgggtacaagcaattctcctacctcagcctcccgagtagctgggactacaggcatgcgccaccatgcccagctaatttttgtatttttagtagagacggggtttcaccatgctgaccaggatggtcttgatctcttgacctcgtgatccacccgcctcggcctcctaaagtgctgggattataggcgtgagccaccgcgcccggccctttctttaatttataattaatcttGGCCAGACactttggctcatgcctgtaatcccagcactttgggaggccgtggtgagtagatctcctgaggtcacgagtttgagaccagcatggcccaCACagggacaccctgtctctactaaaataaaaaacttagctgggtatggtggcaggtgcttataatcccagttacttgggaggctgaggcaggaggattgcttgaatctgggaggcagaggttgcagtgagccaagatcacaccattgcactctagcctgggatacaagagcgaaactccatctcaaaaaaaaaaaaaaaatccatattttcaCTGCCTAAATATGGAATACGTAGGTCATGGAACTTTATAGAGGGATGAAATGCTTGGCCAAATTAGACCAAAAATCAGTTGAaatggggaaagaggagaggagccCTCAGCTGATGACTGACTTCTACTGGGCCTGCTGTGTTATCAAAACCAAAGTTTCTGGGATAGAGTTAGGGAGAGTTGGATAGACTACAGAAGTTAAGATTTTAGCATTGTGTAAAGAGTTGTCAGGTGTGGTTTGAGTACACTTGTACCCATAGGGTGGGTAATGGTGCTGAAGTAGTTAGAGATAAAGGTGGAAATGTGTAATGGGCCTTTGTAAACCATTTTAAGAGTTTGTGCTGTCTTTCGGAATGATGAttctgaaactataaaagtatAAGATGGTAACTTTTCTGCAGCAATAGAAAGTAATACAAAAGATATGCATGTTACAAATGTTGCAATGTTTTTCTGGAtttgttcttttgattttttttttatgttttgcatttttatattataaatctgTCAAATCAAACAAACAGCATAGGAACCTTTTATTTgaccttgctactcaaagtgtggtccatggactAGGAGCCTCAGTGTTGTTTGTGAGGCTAATAGAAATGCGACAATCTCTCCTCTTCCAGACTTACTGCTGCAATTTAGTAAGGTCCCCAGGTGATTCATAGGCACGTTTATATTTGAGAAGCATTGCTCTGTAGAATTGGTTATACTGAGATGATGTCACACTGAACTATAACACAGATTTGGCTATATTAACACATTTAAATATGGCAGGGAAAAAATTCAATGTCTACCagtccctattttttttttttttaatttccttttttttttttctgagacggagtttcgctgttgttacccagactggagtgcaatggcacgatctcggctcactgcagcctccacctcctgggttcaagcagttctcctgcctcagcctcctgagtagctgggactacaggtgcgcaccaccatgcccagctaatttttgtatttttagtagacagtgtttcaccttgttgaccaggatggtctccatctcttgaccttgggatccaccctcctgggcctcccgaagtgctgggattataggcgtgagccaccgcgccctgccgtgaaaacattttattacctttgttttagtttgtatttcattcaacaaataaaaagTTTGGAAAGAGTTAGGCACATGATAAAATTGGTAACTTAGTTTATAGAGTTCAGCTTCAGCCAGTTTCCTGTGAAATCAAATGCTATTTCATAGAATTAGTATCATATTGGGACATGAGCTACAGGCTTTCACTGTTACTGgagatatttttagatttgtcCCATTTTTGtccaaaaggaggaaaaataagacaaagacattctttttttttttattgacaataaaattatacattttagccattaaaaaaattatggcataatttacataaaataaaatttcactctCTTTAGGGTATAGTTCTGTGAGTTTTGATAAAAGCATGCAATTAtgtaaccaccaccacccccaccacaaCTGAGCTATACATATTGATCCATCTTTTAAACAGGAATTCTAGGGTAAGAATTTAAGAAGATTTAATTTTTACCCATCTCTAAACccttttaaaattacagaaaaggaattgtatttctcattttaaatgtttaatctccaccctcattttttaaaagtagcacTATGAACTTGtttgtataacatatatatgtatgtgtgcatatacatgcacatgtacattcaGTATATTGAGTGTGTTTCAGTCAGTtgcagtccttttttttttcttcccccaaatGGACCAAAGAGTCATTGGCTTGCTTTTAATTAGCTTTAACCTTTAAGCTTTTACAGGTGTAATCAGCTAGGTAAAGGTGGTCGGGACCATTCCCTAAAACTTCTGCAAACTCAAATGTGAGGTTCTTTAGAGTAAAACAGGCTCTTCACTGTTCTCAGGGTTATTCTGGAGTTTCCTTGTATTCCTCTGTTTAAGCTCAGTTGCCACAATTAGACAGATGGAAAGCGCTAGGACACTTTTCTTAGCATCTGTACCGGAAACCTTAGCAAATAGCAgtcattctttttgatgcttaAATGATACCATATTATGTCAATGGGAGTCCCTTTTTCTTGACTTCTGATTCCTTTGGACATgactcattgatttttttttttttttctttttcatttttggagaacagggtcttgctatattgcccagggaggtctcaaactcctaggctcaagctaccctcctgcctctgccttcctaagtgctgggattacaggcgtgagctgctgcgcccagcATGACCCACTGATTTTTGATAGCTTCCTTGATTTCTGGTACAACAAGATGTCTCAGgctttgtgtatattttctcccaagacacataattagcCATTCCTTAAGAACTTGGTTGTATTTTTCTCCCAAGAGGAGAATTACCTTTAGAAACCATTAAGTCAGGATCTgagcaggaaaacagaaaccacaatAGTTGGAATTTGACTTAGGAAATTAGTTAAACAGGTTATTGGAGTTCTGAAAGGGAAAAGGAGAACACAGAAGTAACAAGACAGTAAGTGAAGGAAGCAGCTACTATTCCTAGGGCTGGGGAATAAAGGGAAGAGGTTGGGATGATTAGAACCAGGAAACTTGGGAgaatggctgggcatagtggctcatgcctgtaatcctagcactttgggaggctgaggcaggcagattgcttgagcccaggagttaaagatcagcctgggcaacatggcaaaatctcgtctttacaaaaaat
Encoded proteins:
- the LSM1 gene encoding U6 snRNA-associated Sm-like protein LSm1 codes for the protein MNYMPGTASLIEDIDKKHLVLLRDGRTLIGFLRSIDQFANLVLHQTVERIHVGKKYGDIPRGIFVVRGENVVLLGEIDLEKESDTPLQQVSIEEILEEQRVEQQTKLEAEKLKVQALKDRGLSIPRADTLEEY